In Primulina eburnea isolate SZY01 chromosome 14, ASM2296580v1, whole genome shotgun sequence, the following proteins share a genomic window:
- the LOC140811196 gene encoding uncharacterized protein — MESVLVKAQLNECDKLERFNGLNYKRWSLKMEYLLTIAKVFYVLSETCPQETLTPQNQEDVEKIKKWKSDDFICRFTILQSLNNTLFNVFHFLKTATELWNAIKRRYVNEDAGNKSFLVNKYVEYKMVDTIPVIYQVNELNDITTECADVGEPISETFQVSSIK; from the coding sequence ATGGAGTCTGTTTTGGTCAAGGCACAATTGAACGAATGTGACAAATTGGAGAGGTTCAATGGGTTAAACTACAAACGTTGGAGTTTGAAAATGGAGTACCTATTGACGATTGCCAAAGTATTCTATGTGTTATCTGAAACATGTCCACAAGAAACACTGACACCACAAAACCAGGAGGATGTTGAAAAGATTAAGAAATGGAAATCGGATGATTTCATATGCCGTTTTACGATTCTGCAGTCACTGAACAATACATTGTTCAATGTGTTTCACTTCCTCAAAACTGCTACAGAACTTTGGAATGCTATTAAGAGAAGGTATGTTAATGAAGATGCTGGTAATAAATCGTTTTTGGTCAATAAATATGTTGAGTACAAAATGGTGGATACTATTCCTGTTATATATCAGGTTAATGAGTTAAATGATATTACTACTGAATGTGCTGATGTTGGGGAACCCATTTCTGAAACCTTTCAAGTTTCTTCTATCAAATGA